A segment of the Parasphingopyxis algicola genome:
GGGATGATCTTCCGGAGGTTCGCAAAGCCGTGGATATTGCCGCTGGCCTCGCGATAGACGGTATGGACGCCGCCCGCGATCAGCTTGCCCGCATATTCGCGGCCCTGGTCCCGCAGCGGATCGAGGCCTGCCGTCACCAGCACCGTCGGCGGCAGTCCGGCCGTGTCCTTGAGCACCGGATTGAGCCGCCAGTCGGTTTCGTCGCCGGCATAATGATTGCCGAACCATTCCATCGTCGCCGCTTCGAGGAGGAAGCCTTCGGAGAAATCCTCCATCGAGCCGCCATCGGCGCTCATGTCCGTCGCCGGATAGATCAGCCATTGGGCGATGACGGGGACGTCCGCCGGTTCGTCGCGCAGCGCGAGCGAGGTGACCGCCGCGAGATTGCCGCCCGCGCTGTCGCCGACCGGGATCAGGCCTGTAACGTTCAGGCCCAGTTCGTCGGGGCTCCTCGCGATCCAGCGCGCGGCGGCGATGCAATCCTCGGGCGCGGCGGGGAAGGGGGCTTCGGGGGCGAGCCGATAGTCAACCGAGATCACCGGCAGATCGAGCGTGCGCGCGGTTTCGGCGCACAGCCCGTCATGCGTTTCGATATTGCCGATCACGAACCCGCCGCCATGATAGAAGACCACGACCGGGCCGGGTTCGCGGCTCTCGCGCGGATCGTAGAGCCGGGCCGGAATGTCCCCGGCCGGGCCCGGCAGCGTGAAATCGCGCTTGATCGCGAGTTCGCCGGCCGGGCGTTCGGCCATGGTGAAGACCATGTCCATCAGCGCGCGGGCGGTCGCCGGATCGGTTTCGTGCGTCTTCGGGCCTTCCTGCGCTTTCAGCAGGTCGAGCATCATCTGCACATCGGGGCGGATATAAGGCATCGGCATTGTCTCCGGATTTCTTCTATTTTTCGGCCGTTATAGGCGCAAACGTGCGGGCGGCAAGTCGCGGGGTCATGGCGAACTGGCCGGCCGCGCGGATCAGCAGGAACACGGTGAAACTGAGCCAGAGGCCGTGATTGCCGAGTGGCGTCGTCAGCCAGAGCATCGCGCCATAGGCGATGAAGGCGGCGGCCATCGTGCCGAGCATCGCCCGCGTCCAGGTCGCGCCGACGAACACCCCGTCCATGACGAAAGAGGCGACGCCGGCGAGTGGGAGGGCGAGCAGCCAGATATCGTAACGCAGCACGGTTTCGACGACTTGCGGGTCGGTCGAAAAGCTGGCGACCACGGGCCCGGACGCGACCGCGAAAAAGCCTGTGAGGATCAGCGCGGTCCCGATCCCGCGCAACATGATCCGCCGCACCGTCTTGTCGAACCCGTCCCGGTCCTTCGCACCGATCGTCTCGCCGCACAGCACCTGCGCCGCGTTCTCGAACCCGTCGAGCAGCAGCGCGGTGAGCATGAACATCTGGAACAGGATCGCATTGGCGGCGAGGATGGTCGTGCCCTGGATCGCGCCCTGGCGCGTCACGAGCAGGATTGCCGCGGTCAGCAGCAAGGTGCGCAGGAACAGGTCGCGATTGACGCGGAACAGCGCGCCCATCCGCCCCGCCTCCCAAAGGTCCGGCCGCCGCGCCGCCGCAGCGAATGCCG
Coding sequences within it:
- a CDS encoding MATE family efflux transporter; this encodes MHRPLPSHDPRAIWSIAIPAMATNVATALIGIADIWIIGQLGDAAAQGAVEIGARLLMSLLVVFNFLKTATTGLTAQAAGQRNEQEKMAALLRASAIALAIGLVLLATKPVTVPLGLDLLEAGDEVRADAALYVDIRFWAAPAWLLNAALVGWLIGLRRVRTVLAVEVAVNLIHVGLGVLFVLVWDMGVMGIAYATLISETGKLAMLLVALLPSAKFPAFAAAARRPDLWEAGRMGALFRVNRDLFLRTLLLTAAILLVTRQGAIQGTTILAANAILFQMFMLTALLLDGFENAAQVLCGETIGAKDRDGFDKTVRRIMLRGIGTALILTGFFAVASGPVVASFSTDPQVVETVLRYDIWLLALPLAGVASFVMDGVFVGATWTRAMLGTMAAAFIAYGAMLWLTTPLGNHGLWLSFTVFLLIRAAGQFAMTPRLAARTFAPITAEK
- a CDS encoding alpha/beta hydrolase: MPYIRPDVQMMLDLLKAQEGPKTHETDPATARALMDMVFTMAERPAGELAIKRDFTLPGPAGDIPARLYDPRESREPGPVVVFYHGGGFVIGNIETHDGLCAETARTLDLPVISVDYRLAPEAPFPAAPEDCIAAARWIARSPDELGLNVTGLIPVGDSAGGNLAAVTSLALRDEPADVPVIAQWLIYPATDMSADGGSMEDFSEGFLLEAATMEWFGNHYAGDETDWRLNPVLKDTAGLPPTVLVTAGLDPLRDQGREYAGKLIAGGVHTVYREASGNIHGFANLRKIIPSAHDDVVACLDALKLILAEVEAEAAPEQAAAAE